In Thermodesulfobacteriota bacterium, the following proteins share a genomic window:
- a CDS encoding DUF417 family protein produces the protein MITETLNISNGSEKIQALGRFLLRYGLVLIVAWIGAMKFTAYEAAAIQPLVETSSLMSWMYKFLSIQGVSNLLGITEITIAVMIALRSLSAKLCALGSLLAVGMFLTTLTFLFTLPGWEPSLGGFPALSGSGGFLIKDLLLLGAAVWSLGEALGGIGE, from the coding sequence ATGATTACAGAAACATTAAACATATCAAACGGTAGCGAAAAGATACAAGCTCTCGGAAGATTTCTTCTCAGGTATGGATTAGTTCTCATAGTTGCCTGGATCGGGGCAATGAAGTTTACCGCATACGAAGCTGCGGCTATCCAGCCGCTTGTGGAGACCAGCTCGCTAATGAGTTGGATGTATAAATTTCTGAGTATCCAGGGGGTTTCAAATTTGCTCGGGATCACGGAGATCACCATTGCCGTGATGATTGCGCTACGTTCGCTTTCAGCAAAGTTGTGTGCGCTCGGCAGCCTGCTTGCAGTCGGAATGTTTCTCACTACCCTGACCTTCTTGTTCACACTACCTGGCTGGGAACCGAGCTTAGGAGGCTTTCCCGCTCTATCCGGCTCCGGAGGATTCTTGATTAAGGATTTGTTGTTGCTCGGCGCGGCGGTTTGGTCTTTGGGAGAAGCATTGGGCGGGATAGGAGAGTAA
- a CDS encoding rod shape-determining protein: MILDTILGWFSNDLAVDLGTANTLVYVKGKGIVANEPSVVAVQEDNKGAKRILAVGKEAKDMVGRTPGSIKAIRPLKEGVIADFDVAQKMLEYFIRRTHNNRKSFVRPRIIVSVPIGITEVEKRAVKESAEAAGAREVYLIEETMAAALGAGMPVTEPIGNMVVDIGGGTTGVAVISLAGIVVSKSVRIGGDKMDESILQYVKRTYNMLVGERTAEEIKINLGRVVANGDVGVMKVKGRDLRAGVPKTIDITSEEVREALSEPISMIVESIKQTLERTPPELAADIVDNGIVLTGGGALLSGLDMLIKEETGLPVSVAEDPLTCVVLGSGKALDELEILKEVSMS, from the coding sequence ATGATTTTGGACACAATCCTAGGATGGTTTTCGAATGACCTGGCGGTGGATTTAGGAACTGCGAACACCTTAGTGTATGTAAAAGGGAAGGGGATCGTAGCGAACGAGCCATCGGTGGTGGCGGTGCAGGAGGACAATAAGGGAGCCAAGAGAATTCTGGCCGTAGGGAAGGAAGCAAAGGACATGGTCGGGCGTACCCCCGGCTCGATCAAGGCTATACGCCCGCTAAAAGAGGGTGTCATCGCCGATTTTGACGTGGCTCAGAAGATGCTCGAATACTTTATAAGGCGCACTCATAACAACAGAAAGAGCTTCGTAAGACCGAGGATTATAGTGTCGGTTCCGATCGGGATCACCGAGGTGGAGAAGAGGGCGGTGAAGGAATCGGCGGAGGCGGCGGGGGCCAGGGAGGTTTACCTGATAGAAGAAACAATGGCAGCGGCGCTGGGGGCGGGGATGCCGGTTACTGAACCAATCGGCAACATGGTTGTGGATATAGGGGGAGGAACAACCGGCGTGGCGGTTATATCCCTGGCCGGGATCGTGGTAAGCAAGTCGGTGAGAATAGGCGGCGATAAGATGGATGAGTCCATACTCCAGTATGTGAAGAGGACATATAACATGCTGGTCGGTGAGAGAACCGCAGAGGAGATAAAAATAAACCTGGGAAGGGTAGTGGCAAACGGAGACGTGGGGGTGATGAAGGTAAAGGGGAGAGACCTAAGAGCGGGTGTGCCTAAGACTATTGATATAACCTCTGAAGAAGTGAGGGAGGCATTGAGCGAGCCCATAAGCATGATCGTAGAATCCATAAAGCAGACACTGGAGCGTACACCGCCGGAGTTGGCTGCGGACATAGTGGATAACGGAATAGTGCTTACTGGCGGCGGCGCACTTCTCTCCGGACTGGATATGTTAATCAAGGAAGAAACCGGACTCCCGGTCAGCGTGGCTGAAGACCCATTAACCTGTGTGGTGTTGGGCTCGGGCAAGGCGCTCGATGAATTAGAAATTCTCAAAGAAGTAAGCATGTCCTGA